Part of the Candidatus Eisenbacteria bacterium genome is shown below.
GGCCACGAGGACGTTCTTGCCCGCCTTCACCTCCGGCAGGATGCGCGACTCCCAGTAGGGCAGCACGCGGGCCGCGGTGTCGGCGAGGCTCTCGCCGCCCGGCGGTCGCGTGTCGTAGCTGCGTCGCCAGATCTTCACCTGCGCGTCGCCCCATTGCTTGGCGGCTTCGGCCTTGTTGAGACCCTGAAGGTCGCCGTACATGCGCTCGTTCAGCGCTTCGTGGCGTTCGGTCGGAACGCCCACGATTCCGGCAACCTCGAGCGCGAGCGTCGCTGTGTCGATGGCGCGCTTCAGTACGGATGTGAACAGCTTGTCGATACGTCTACCGCGCAGCTTCACGCCGGCGGCGCGCGCTTCGTCCTCGCCCTTCTGCGAGAGCGGGACGTCGACCCACCCGGTGAAGCGATTCTCGAGGTTCCACTGCGATTGGCCATGGCGGAGCAGAATCAGCTCGGGCATCGGGCCCGGCTATACCGCGCCGCGCCACCGAGTGTCACGTCCTTTTGATTGAAAGCCGAGGGACCGACTGGTAGAGAAGGTGGACCCATGTGGATTGTGCTGCTGTTCGTGGTGAACTGGTTCATTGCGATCTTCTTCCAGTCGAGCTTCCACCACCGCTACGCCTCTCATCGGATGTTCACGATGAGCCGCGCGATGGAGCGGATCTTCCACCTCGGCACCTGGCTCTCGCAGGGCTCGTCGTATCTCTCGCCGCGGGCGTACGCGATCCTGCACCGCGAGCACCACGCCTTCAGCGACACCGCGCGCGATCCGCACGCGCCGGCCTTCTTCTCGAACGTGCTCCACATGATGTGGGAGACGGGGCGGCGCTACACGGCGCACTTCAAGGGTCTCTCCATGCCCGAGACGCGGTTCCTCGGCGACTATCCCGAGTGGCCGACGCTCGAGAAGATCGCGTCGTCGTGGACGAGCCGGCTCGCGTTCGGGACCGTGATCACGCTCGTCTACATCTGGCTCGCGACGGCGTGGTGGCAGTTCCTGCTGCTGCCGTTCCACTGGCTCATGGGTCCGACGCAGGGGGCGATCGTCAACTGGTGCGGGCATCGCTACGGGTATCGGAACTTCAAGACCGGTGATGCGTCGCGGAACTTCCTGCCGCTCGACTTCCTGTGCGGCGGCGAGCTGTTCCAGAACAACCATCACCACGCCTCCGGCCGGCTCAACTTCGCGTTCCGGAAGTTCGAGATCGATCCGACGTACTGGGCGCTCCGCGCGCTCGCGCTCTGTCGGCTGATCCACCTGACGGCGCACCACGTCTAGGTGCTCGACCCGTGTGACCGCGAGCCGTTGGCTCGCGATCACTCGGGTCGGGGTCGAACGGCGAGGGTGTGGCTCGGGTGGGCCGCGCGGGCGGGGGTGCTGCGGCCGGCGGAGCCGGCGCAGCATGCCGGCACGCCCGCGCGAGAACGCCGGTCGGGCGTACTATGGATCGATGAGGACGCCGGGATTGAGGATACCGGTTGGGTCCAGCGTCTTCTTGGTCGCGCGAAGCGCGGCTGCGAAGCCTTCGGGGCGTTCGCGATCGTACCAGGGGCGGTGGTCGCGGCCGACGGCATGATGGTGGGTGATGGTGCCGCCCAGGCGCAGGATGGCGTCGGAAGCGGCGGCCTTCACTTCCGCCCACTGAGCGAGCTCGGAGCCCCGGCGGGCGGGGGCGATGACGGTGAAGTAGGGCGCGGGGCCGTCGGGGTAGACGTGCGTGAAGCGGCACGTCACGTGGCCGGCGCCGCACACCTCGTGGAGCGCGCGCTCGGTCGCCGCGACGACGCCGGCGTGGAAGGCGGTGAAGCGATCCCAGGTGACGGCGGTCTCGAACGTTTCGCTGATCATGCCGAGGCGCACCAGTGCGTCGCGCAGATATGGCGCGTCCAGGAAAGCGCGCCGCCACGCGCCGGCGGCGCCGTCGCGCGCGCCTTCGTCGGCCTTGCGCGTCGCACCCGCGCCGTCCGGCACCGCGCCGCCGTGGCTCCGCGCACACTCGAGGGCGCGCGCCATCCACGCGTCGGGCGGATGATCCGCCGACTCGAACGCGACCAGCAGGACCGCGCGCGACCCGTCGCCGGCGCCCGAAGTCATGGCTTCGCCCGGATCGAGCAGTCGGCAGTTGGCGGGATAGAGGCCCGCTTGCGCCATCGTGCGCGCGGCGGCGGCGCCGGCGGCGAACGTCTCGAACGTGACCGATGCAGCGGCGCGGAACGTCGGTCGATCCTGCAGCCGCATCCAGGCCTCGGTGATGATGCCGAGGATGCCCTCCGACCCGATGAACAGACGATCCGGGCTGGGTCCGGCGCCCGAGCCGGGAAGACGGCGCGTCGCGATCGTGCCCGACGGCGTCACTACCCGCAGCGCCTCCACGAAGTCGTCGATGTGCGTGTAGAGCGTCGCGTAGTGTCCGCCCGAGCGCGTCGCGATCCATCCGCCGAGCGACGAGAACTCGAACGACTGGGGGAAATGTCGCAACGTGAGGCCGTGCGGCCGGAGCTGCTCTTCGAGCGCCGGCCCCAGGACGCCGCCCTGGATGCGCGCCGCACGCGACGTTCGATCGATCTCGAGCACGCGATCGAGGCGCGCGAGGTCGATCGAGACGACGCCCGCCGCGCCGCCGGCGGGCGCTTCGACACCGCCGACGACGCTCGAGCCGCCGCCGTACGGGACCGCAACGACGCCCGCGTCCGTACACCACTCGAGCAGGCGCGAGATGTCGCCTTCGTCGGTCGGAAACGCGACCAGGTCGGGTGCGCGGTCGAACTCGCGCCGCAGGCCGCGCACGACGTCGCGGAACGACTTGCCGTAGGTGTGGCCCGCGCGATCGAGCGGATCGGCCGAGCACAACGGCGCGAGCGCGGGTGGAGGCGTCAACCGCGGCCGGGGGAGATGCAACTCCTCGAGGCGCGGCTCGGCGGCGAGGGTGAGGTCGGCGCAGCCGAAGCGGGCGGTGAGCAGGCGGCCGATCGCGTCGACGTGATCGGGCGTGGGGCCGGCATCTGCCCAGCCCCAACCCCAGAACCGTCGACGTCGCGCCAACGCGCTACGCGCGCCCGCGGCCGCCGCCGCCGCCAGCCGGTCGATCGTGCGCCGCGCTCACGGTGAGCTTGCGGCCGGCGTGCTCCTGGCCGTCGAGCTCGGAGATCGCGCGCTCGGCATCGGCGTCCGTCGACATCTCGACGAACCCGAAGCCGCGCGAGCGTCCGCTCACGCGGTCGGTCACTACGGTCGCCGAGTCGCACGGCCCGATGCGACCGAAGATCTCGGCGAGCTGCTCGCTCGTGGTTGCGAAGGGGAGGTTCCCGACGAAGAGAC
Proteins encoded:
- a CDS encoding RNA-binding protein, whose protein sequence is MGKRLFVGNLPFATTSEQLAEIFGRIGPCDSATVVTDRVSGRSRGFGFVEMSTDADAERAISELDGQEHAGRKLTVSAAHDRPAGGGGGRGRA
- a CDS encoding FAD-binding oxidoreductase, whose product is MARRRRFWGWGWADAGPTPDHVDAIGRLLTARFGCADLTLAAEPRLEELHLPRPRLTPPPALAPLCSADPLDRAGHTYGKSFRDVVRGLRREFDRAPDLVAFPTDEGDISRLLEWCTDAGVVAVPYGGGSSVVGGVEAPAGGAAGVVSIDLARLDRVLEIDRTSRAARIQGGVLGPALEEQLRPHGLTLRHFPQSFEFSSLGGWIATRSGGHYATLYTHIDDFVEALRVVTPSGTIATRRLPGSGAGPSPDRLFIGSEGILGIITEAWMRLQDRPTFRAAASVTFETFAAGAAAARTMAQAGLYPANCRLLDPGEAMTSGAGDGSRAVLLVAFESADHPPDAWMARALECARSHGGAVPDGAGATRKADEGARDGAAGAWRRAFLDAPYLRDALVRLGMISETFETAVTWDRFTAFHAGVVAATERALHEVCGAGHVTCRFTHVYPDGPAPYFTVIAPARRGSELAQWAEVKAAASDAILRLGGTITHHHAVGRDHRPWYDRERPEGFAAALRATKKTLDPTGILNPGVLIDP
- a CDS encoding 2,3-diphosphoglycerate-dependent phosphoglycerate mutase, which produces MPELILLRHGQSQWNLENRFTGWVDVPLSQKGEDEARAAGVKLRGRRIDKLFTSVLKRAIDTATLALEVAGIVGVPTERHEALNERMYGDLQGLNKAEAAKQWGDAQVKIWRRSYDTRPPGGESLADTAARVLPYWESRILPEVKAGKNVLVAAHGNSLRALVMHLDGLTREQVLELEIPTGVPLVYDMAPDGRVLGKRYL
- a CDS encoding fatty acid desaturase — protein: MWIVLLFVVNWFIAIFFQSSFHHRYASHRMFTMSRAMERIFHLGTWLSQGSSYLSPRAYAILHREHHAFSDTARDPHAPAFFSNVLHMMWETGRRYTAHFKGLSMPETRFLGDYPEWPTLEKIASSWTSRLAFGTVITLVYIWLATAWWQFLLLPFHWLMGPTQGAIVNWCGHRYGYRNFKTGDASRNFLPLDFLCGGELFQNNHHHASGRLNFAFRKFEIDPTYWALRALALCRLIHLTAHHV